A region from the Vicia villosa cultivar HV-30 ecotype Madison, WI linkage group LG3, Vvil1.0, whole genome shotgun sequence genome encodes:
- the LOC131656792 gene encoding phytoene synthase 2, chloroplastic-like: MMSGVLLWVNCGTKENAIPLMGLGGRGVRIQKRFRHCSGISFASFSSAVVEPTRSSEERVYEVVLKQAALVKEQRKVVKKRSLNLDTKPIEGDFTNGDLLSSAYDRCGDVCAEYAKTFYLGTQLMTQERRKAIWAIYVWCRRTDELVDGPNASHITPKALDRWEQRLTDVFEGRPYDMYDAALSDTVTKYPVDIQPFKDMIEGMRLDLRKSRYNNFDELYLYCYYVAGTVGLMSVPVMGIAPQSKASTESIYNAALALGIANQLTNILRDVGEDARRGRVYLPQDELAKAGLTDDDIFRGRVTDKWRNFMKGQIKRARMFFDEAEKGVSELSSASRWPVWASLLLYRQILDSIEANDYNNFTKRAYVGKAKKLLSLPVAFGIAFFGPQKLTKMTTK; this comes from the exons ATGATGTCTGGTGTTCTTCTTTGGGTGAACTGTGGAACCAAAGAGAATGCCATTCCTTTGATGGGTCTTGGAGGGAGAGGTGTGAGGATTCAGAAGAGATTTAGGCACTGTTCTGGGATTAGTTTTGCTAGTTTTTCAAGTGCAGTTGTTGAGCCTACAAGATCTTCAGAGGAGAGGGTGTATGAAGTGGTGTTGAAACAAGCAGCACTAGTGAAGGAACAGAGAAAAGTTGTTAAGAAGAGAAGTTTGAATTTGGATACTAAGCCTATTGAAGGTGATTTCACCAATGGAGATCTTTTGAGTTCTGCTTATGATAGGTGTGGTGATGTTTGTGCTGAGTATGCCAAGACATTTTATCTAG gcaCACAGTTGATGACACAAGAGAGGAGAAAAGCTATTTGGGCCATTTATG TGTGGTGCAGAAGAACGGATGAGCTAGTGGATGGCCCTAATGCTTCACACATAACACCAAAAGCCTTGGACAGATGGGAACAAAGATTAACAGATGTTTTTGAAGGTCGTCCTTATGATATGTATGATGCTGCACTTTCAGATACTGTCACAAAGTACCCTGTTGATATACAG CCCTTTAAGGACATGATTGAAGGGATGAGGCTGGACCTAAGAAAGTCAAGATACAATAACTTTGATGAACTATACCTTTATTGCTACTATGTTGCTGGGACAGTTGGTCTCATGAGTGTTCCTGTAATGGGAATAGCACCACAATCAAAAGCTTCAACAGAAAGCATCTACAATGCTGCATTGGCTCTTGGCATTGCTAACCAACTTACCAACATTCTCAGAGACGTCGGAGAAGA TGCTAGAAGAGGAAGGGTGTATCTTCCACAAGATGAATTAGCAAAAGCAGGCCTAACAGATGACGACATATTCCGAGGCAGAGTAACCGACAAGTGGCGCAATTTCATGAAGGGACAAATAAAGAGAGCAAGAATGTTTTTTGATGAGGCAGAGAAGGGAGTTTCAGAGCTTAGTTCTGCTAGCAGATGGCCTGTTTGGGCATCTTTGTTGCTGTATAGGCAGATTTTAGATTCTATTGAAGCAAATGACTACAATAACTTCACTAAAAGGGCTTATGTAGGAAAAGCTAAAAAGCTTTTATCACTACCTGTTGCTTTTGGAATAGCATTTTTTGGCCCACAAAAGTTAACTAAAATGACTACAAAATGA